A window of Mus pahari chromosome 7, PAHARI_EIJ_v1.1, whole genome shotgun sequence contains these coding sequences:
- the Fndc4 gene encoding fibronectin type III domain-containing protein 4: protein MPLAPPANSVETMASLMPLSPYLSPTVLLLVSCDLGFVRADRPPSPVNVTVTHLRANSATVSWDVPEGNIVIGYSISQQRQNGPGQRVIREVNTTTRACALWGLAEDSDYTVQVRSIGLRGESPPGPRVHFRTLKGSDRLPSNSSSPGDITVEGLDGERPLQTGEVVIIVVVLLMWAAVIGLFCRQYDIIKDNDSNNNPKEKGKGPEQSPQGRPVGTRQKKSPSINTIDV from the exons ATGCCTCTGGCCCCTCCAGCGAACTCGGTGGAAACCATGGCTTCTTTGATGCCTCTTTCCCCCTATCTGAGTCCCACGGTCCTCCTGCTGGTCAGCTGTGACCTGGGTTTTGTGCGAGCAG ACCGACCTCCCTCTCCTGTGAATGTGACGGTCACTCATCTCAGAGCCAACTCGGCCACTGTGTCCTGGGACGTCCCAGAAGGCAACATCGTCATTGGCTACTCCATTTCCCAGCAA CGACAGAATGGCCCCGGGCAGCGTGTAATCAGGGAGGTGAACACCACCACAAGGGCCTGTGCTCTTTGGGGCCTGGCTGAAGACAGTGACTACACAGTGCAGGTCAGGAGCATTGGCCTCCGGGGAGAGAGCCCCCCAGGGCCCCGTGTGCACTTCCGCACGCTCAAGGGTTCTGACAGGCTGCCCTCCAACAGCTCCAGTCCAG GTGATATTACAGTGGAGGGTCTGGATGGAGAGCGGCCATTGCAGACAGGGGAAGTCGTCATAATTGTAGTGGTATTGCTCATGTGGGCTG CTGTAATCGGGCTATTCTGCCGTCAGTATGACATCATCAAGGACAACGACTCCAACAACAACCccaaggagaaggggaaggggccTGAACAGAGTCCTCAGGGAAGGCCAGTGGGGACAAGACAG AAAAAGTCTCCATCAATCAACACCATTGATGTTTGA